Part of the Pseudodesulfovibrio mercurii genome is shown below.
TTCCGCCCGGAACTGACCCAGGGAGCGCGCATGGTCGCGGGCGGCGTGCTCGCCACCCTGCTCGACGAAACCATGGCCCACGCCGTGCTCGGCGGCAACCGGCCCGGCGAGCGCACCACCACCGTGGACCTGTCCGTCAGCTACCTGCGCGCGGTCAAGCCGGGCTCGGACCTGACCTGCGAGGCCCGCGTGGTCAAACGCGGCGGCCGCGTCCTGTTCGTCGAAGCCGCCGTATCGAGCGACGACCGCGAAGTGGCCAGGGCCACGGCCTCGTTCCTGCTCCTGGCCTGATCCGGCCATCCCGGCCAGGCCCGGCCTGACCCGCCGCCCCTTGCCCCGCGCGGTTTCATGCTTATTTTCCTCCGTATGCAACCCACGGAGGAATATACCCATGACCACCGATAACCGACTCATCGTCTGCCCCCACTGCGGGGCGGTCAACCGCGTTCACACCGGCCGCGAGGCCGAAGCCACCTGCGGCAAATGCCACGCCCGGGTCTTCGAAGACCACCCCCTCGAACTCGTCGGCACGACCTTCGACCGCCATATCGCCAAATCCGAAGTCCCCACCCTCGTGGACTTCTACTCGCCCACCTGCGGCCCCTGCCTCATGATGGGCCCCCAGTTCGCCGACGCCGCCAAAACCCTCTTCCCCCAGGTCCGCCTGGCCAAGATCGATACCGCCGCCGAACAACAGATCGCCGCCCGCTACGGCATCCGCGCCGTGCCCACCCTCGTCCTGTTCCGTAACGGACGGGAAATAGCCCGCCAACCCGGCGCCATGAACGCCCGCGACATCGTGGGCTGGACCCGACAGTACGTGTAGGGAGCTGCGGCGGAAGGGCGGAGCGGAGAAGGCCTCCGGCGGCCCCTTCGGGGAGACCAGGGCGCTGCCCTGGACCCGGCAGGGAGCAAAGCCCCCTGCACCCCCATGTTCGCTGCGCTCAGATGCGTGCGGCGGCGGAAGGCCGGCGCGGGACGCCTTCCGCCGTGCCGATGTGCGATTCCGGGCAGAAAAAACGGATGAAACGGCGTGCTTCTCAACGAAACAAAGCACGTCGTTTTTTCTGCCCGAAATCGCATGTTTTTGTTTTTCAAGAAGGGGATAACGCCCCAAGAAGCACTATTTTTCCCGCCTTCTACCAACGCCGCAAAACCGGCTTGATGGGTTCCGCCTGCCCCCCGGCGGCGTTGGGCCAACGTCCCGAAGGGTTCGCGCCGGGCGGCCCTCCGGAGCCCGTGGCAGTCCCGCGCGAACCCTTCGGGACACCGCCTGCCCGCCCCAAACCAATCCCTCCGCCAACGCTCTCCATCCTTCCTCCCCATCCAACCCGCACATCCCCCCGCGCCCGCACGCCCCTGCCCAAGGCACACAAAAAGTTTGGGAGAGTCCAGAGAACCCTTTCCAAAGGGTTCTTTGGCCGCCGGAGGCCTCCCCCGCTCGCCGGTCGGCCGCGCTTGTTTCCCATGGCCGGGTCTGGTATTTCTGCACGAGTATTTTTCAATCGATTCAGGAGTGTTTATGAGCCAGGAGCGGAAGTACGGTCAGGGGACCGAGGCGGTTTGGGGCGGCGAGGAGGGGTTGTTCGAGGGCAACGCCACGCAGGTGCCGGTGGTGCACAGCGTCTCGTTCGGGTACGAGGACATGGACGAGTGGCTGGAGGTGGCCCTGGGCAACCGGCCGGGGCACATTTACAGCCGCAACACGAACCCCACGGTGGCGGTATTCGAGGAGAAGGTCCGACTGCTGGAGGGCGGCGAGGCGGCCACGAGCGCGTCCTCGGGCATGGGCATCATCTCCAACGCCCTGTTCGCGTTGCTCAAGCCGGGCGACCGGGTGGTCTCGGTCAAGGACACGTACGGCGGCACGAACCGGATGTTCACGGAATTTCTGCCCAGGGTGAACGTGGACGTGACCCTGTGCGACACCACGGACCATGCGGCCATCGAGGCGGAGGTGGCCAAGGGGTGCACGGTGCTGTACCTGGAGACCCCGACCAACCCGACCATCAAGGTGCTGGACATCGAGCGGCTGGCCAGGGCGGGCAAGGCGACCGGGGCCGTGGTCATGGCGGACAACACGTTCGCCACGCCGGTGAACCAGAATCCGCTGGCCCTGGGCGCCGACCTGGTGCTGCACAGCGCGACCAAGTACCTGGGCGGGCACGCCGACGCCTTGGGCGGGGTGGCGGTGGGCAGCGCCGAGCTGATCAAGACCATCTATTCGTACCGCGAGATCGTGGGCAACGTGTTGGAGCCCATGAGCGCTTATTTGTTGTTGCGCGGCATGAAGACGCTGCATCTGCGCATCGAGCGGCAGAACGCCAACGCCTTGGAGATCGCCCGGTTTTTAGAGGGCCATCCGGGGGTGGAGAAGGTGTTTTATCCGGGCCTGGAATCCCATCCGGGGCACGAGATCGCCTGTCGGCAGATGCGCGGCTTCGGCGGGATGCTCAGTTTCGTGGCCAGGGGCGGGACCTATGCGGACGCCTGCCGGGTGCTGTCGCGGCTGAAGCTGGCGCGGCGCGCGGCCAACCTGGGGGCGGTGGAGACCATCGCCGGTCCGCCCGCGACCACGAGCCACGTGGAGTGCACCAAAGCGGAGCGCGCGGCCATGGGCATTCCCGAGAGCCTGATCCGCTACTCCGTGGGCATCGAGGACGTGGAGGATTTGAAGGCGGACCTGGACCGGGCGTTGCGACTGGACGCTTGACGCGAGCACGCCGAGGGGTGAGAAGAAGATATGCTCCTGGACGTCCCCTTTCTGCCCCATGACGACTATGTCACCTTCCTGCGCGAGCGGTCCGACCGGCTCGCCTCGGTCCATTTCTCGCTGGGCGACCCGCGCGTGTCCGACGCCCGCCAGCGGCTCGGGACGGAGCACGTCGAGGCGGTCGTCCGGGGATTGAACCGGCTGCCGGGCGTGGACCGGTTCCTGCTCATGAACGGGCGGGTGCACCGGCCGGAGCGCTATTTCGACCGGGCGGATCTGGACCGGGCCGCGGACCTCATGGAGCGGCTCGCGGACGAGGCCGGGCTGACCGGGGTGATCTTTGCGGACCCGTATTATCTTCAGGCGTTGTCCGACGCCCGGCCCGGGGTGTGCGAGCGGCTGGAGGCGGTGCCGAGCGTCAACGCCGTGCCGGACACGCCCGCCAAGGTCTTCGCCCAGCTGGACATGATCGCCGGGACCGCGTTCCGGCAGCCGTCCAGGCTGGTGGCGGACCGGGCGCTGAACCGCGACCTGGACGGACTGAGCGCGTTGGCCCACGGGCTGCGCGCCCGGCATGTGGACGTCCGCCTGTTCCTGCTGGCCAACGAGGGATGCCTGTACCAGTGCCCGTACAAACCGGCCCATGACGCGCACCTGGCCCTGGTGGTGGAGGGGCTGTGCGGGGACCGGACCTTTGCCCTGAACCGCGAGCTGGGCTGCGTGCGGCGCATGCTCGAGGAGCCGGGGCTGATGCTGGCCTCGCCGTTCATCCGGCCCGAGGACGCGGGCCGCTACGAGGGGTTGGTCCACGGGCTCAAGATCTGCGGCCGCAACCGGGGCGCGGACTTCCTGCTGCGCGCGGTGGCCGCCTATGTGGAAGAGCGGTACGTGGGCAACCTGCTGGACCTGATGGACGCCATGGGCGACCTGGCCGACCGGGTGCACATCCCCAACCACGGCCTTCCCGCCGACTTTTTCGAGCAGGTCACGGCCTGCGACAAGGCGTGCCGGGCCTGCGGCCTGTGCGCGGCCCTGGCCGGGCGCATCGCCGAGCGAACGGACCCCGGCCTGCCCGATTTTACGCGCTGAGCGCGCCATTCCCCGGTCCGCCGCAAGCGGCGGCCATAATTCCATACAAGGAGCATACCCATGAAAAAATCCCTTGGTCCCAATACCCTGGCGCAGCCCACCCCCGTCTGGGCGGTGGGTTCCTACGACGAGGACGGCAAGCCCGACGCCATGATCGCGGCCTGGGGCGGCATCTGCGGCTCGGACCCGGCCTGCCTGACCGTGTCCGTGCGCCCGACGCGCCACACCTATGCGGGCATCCTGAAGCACAAGGCGTTCACCGTGTCCGTGAGCTCGGTGGCGGTGGCGGCCGAGGCGGACTACCTGGGCATGGTCTCGGGCGACAAAGTGGACAAGTTCGCGGTCACGGGCCTGACCCCGGTCAAAGGGGAGTTCGTGGACGCCCCGTACATCGAGGAGTTCCCGCTGGTCATCGAGTGCGAGCTGCGGGAGACCGTGGACCTGAACGCGCACGTCATGTTCGTGGGCGAGATCCGGGACGTGAAGTGCGACGAGGACAAGCTGGCCGACGGCAAGTACCCGGACCCGGAAAAGGTCCTGCCGCTGATCTTCTCCCCCGGCACCCGCGTCTACCACACCGTGGGCCAAAAGGTCGGCAAGGGGTTCGACATGGGCAGAAAGTACATCAAGAAGGACTAGGCCATGCGCCGCCCCGGCCTCACCGCGCCTCGCGCCGTTCTGCTTGCGGCCCTGCTCCTGATCGGGGCGGGGTGCGCGGTACGGCCCGTGCAGCCCGTGGCCCTGCCCCTGGCCCAGGACGCCGGTGCGTACCACGGGCTGCCGGGGGACGCCCTGCTCATGAGCCCGGAGGTCCAGGCTACGGCCTGGTCGGACCTGCTCATGCGCCACTTCGACCCCTGGGAGCGGACCCGGCCCGAGTATCCGGCGGAAAAGGTCTTCTGGGGGCTGACCGCCTTCGCGGACCGGCCGCTCTACGGGGAGAACACGCTTCAGCGCGACCCGGCCTGGCTCGGGGAGATGGCCGAGGCCTCGCGGGTGGGCGACTACCCGAGCCTGAACCGCCGGGCCATCGCCGTGACCGACACCGCCATGCGCGTGCTGCCCACGGACAGGCCCGTGTTTTACGACCCCCGGCAGGCGGGCGAGGGGTTCCCCTTCGACTACGCGCAGAACTCCCTGGTCCTGGCCGGGACCCCGCTGCTGGCCACCCACGAGAGCGCGGACCGCGCCTGGGTGCTGGTGGAGTCGCGCTTCGCCTACGGCTGGGTGCGGGTCCGGGACGTCGCCTGGGTGAACGGCGACTTCGCCGACCGGTTCCGGACCGGGACCTACGCCGCCGTGGTCCGGGACGGGGTCCCCCTGGTGGACGAGGACGGCGTGTTCCGCTGCATGGGGTCCATCGGCTCCCTGCTGCCCGTGGCCAAAACGCCCCAGGGGGGCGCGGAGGGCGGAACGGAAAACGGCGGGCTCACGGTCCTGGTCCCGGCCAGGGACGAACAGGGGCGGGCGGTCATCCGGCACGCCCGGCTCCAGGCCGGGGACGCCGAGCCCGCGCCGCTCGCGCCCACGCCGGACAACTTCGCCCGGCTGGCCAACCGCATGCTCGGCCAGCCCTACGGCTGGGGCGGGCTGTACGGGGACCGCGACTGTTCGGCCACGACCATGGACCTGATGGCCGCCTTCGGCATCTTCCTGCCGCGCAATTCGAGCCAGCAGGCCAGACTCGGCTGGGTGGAGCCCCTGGACGGAGGGGACGACGCGGCCAAGAAGGCGCGCATCCTGGAGGAGAGCGTGCCCTTCCTGACCCTGGTGCGCAAGCCGGGGCACATCATGCTCTACATCGGCTCATGGCGCGGCGAGCCCGTGGTCCTGCACACGGCCTGGGGGCTCAAGACCCGGCGGGGCGGGACCGAGGGGCGGGCCATCATCGGCCGGACCGTCATCACCACCCTGGAACCGGGGCTGAATCTCCGCGACCTGGCCCGGCCCGACGGCGTGCTCCTGCACGCGGTCCGCTCCCTGAACACCCTGCCCTGACCGGCGCGACCGGTTTTTGACGCGGCCCGGAGCGCGGCCGGAACCGGGCCGTGCAACGGCCTGATTTCCCATGCCTTGGGTCCGGCGGGAACGGGCCATGCATCGGCACGGCCATGAACCACGCCAGTTACCGCCGCCTCCTGCTCCTGGGAGCCCTGACCCTGCTGCCAGGCTGCCTGGCCGCCAACGCGGCCCTGGGCGTGTTCGGGCTCATGGGCCCGCCCGTGGCCCAGCTGGCCGGGGCGGCCTACACCGTGGCCGAGTGCTCCTACGAGTACGGGGTCAACGACCGCACCCCGGACCAGGTCTTCCTGGCCAAGTTCGACTGGCTGCTGGAGGACGGAGAGGGGAACGAGCCCGCCCCGGCGGCCTTTGCCGGGGCCCTGCGCCGCACCGTGGACGGCCCGACCCAGGCCGACGCGCCGCAGGCAGTGGCAGTGGCCAAGGCGGCCCCCAAGACAGGAAACAGGACCGGTCCGGTCGCTGAACCGGTCGCCGAACCGGTCGCCGTGGCCGCCACAATACCCGTGAAAAATCATACCGTTGCGCCGAAGCGCGCGGTCGCCGCCGTGGCCCCGGCCCGGCCCGTCCCGAACCGGATCGCGCCCGTGCCGCGCCGGACGGTCCCGGCCCACACCTACGTCGTCCATGAGCCGGACCCGCTGCTGGCCAGACTGGACCGGCTGGAAAGCGGGCTGGCCCAGGCAGAGCGGCTCTACCTGTCGCGGAGCGAGGTCGGGCTGCGCCTGTCCGTGCCGCCGTGCGACGGCGACCCGTGCGCCCAGGGCGTGAACGGCGGCAGCTCCCTGCGCTTGCCGGTCACGTACACCGCGCCCGCCATGGACTCGTTCTCGACGACTTCCTCGCTCCCCCCGGTCGGGGACCGGGCCGGTCAGCCCAGGCCCCCGTCGGGCCGCTCCCTGAACACGTAGTTGCTGATGTGCCGGTCGCGCTGCTCGCGGATCCACCGTTGCAGATCCTCGGGCAGGGCGCGCCACGACCCCTTGTCGTCCCGCTTCCAGGCGGGCAGCCCCTTGTCCCGGACCAGCTCCGTGATGTTGCGCGGGTTCTCGCCCACGGCCTCGCAGATGTCCTTCGCCCCTTTCAGACAGATTTCCGACATGCGCGCCCCCGCCCCTATTCCGCGATCTCGAAACAAAAGGCCTGCTCGTCGCCGCAGTCGGCCAGGAACTCCCGGAAGGCCGCGCGCGAGTCGAGCACCCCGCGCTCCGGCCCCAGGCGGCCGAACCGGCTGCCGAGCAGGATGCAGCCGTGGGTGTCCCGGACCACGTTGCCCTGGTGAAAGAGGATGGCCGTGCGCCCCGGCACGTCGGCCACCTCGAAGGTCGGTCCGAAGGTCGGCGAGTCCACGCGGCGGCAGGTGTAGGTCCCGGCCGGGATGCAGGATGCGCCCACCCGGTTGCCGCGCTCGGGCGGCTCCAGGGTGACGCACTGCACCCGACCGTCCAGACGGAGCACGCCGAAGGTCCCCGCATCGCTTTTCTCCAACCGAATAATGTCCACTTTTTTCATTGGTTACTCCTCAAATATTGCATTCTGACCAAGTCGTTCCGACTATGTATAGTCATTTGTCTATTTGCTAGTCAACCATTTTCCGCATTTCTGTTTAGACATTTGCCAATTTTCATGTATAAGGGTGCACAACCATTACACGGAAAAGGGGTTGATATGGGATTCACCGACAATGTGCGCCAGGCGCTCCTCGACAGGATCGGGCCGGGCAAGCGATACTCCAACAACAAACGGATGGCGGACGAACTCGGGGTCGACCCGTCGCAGCTGAACCGGTTCCTCAAGCGGGAGCGCGGCCTGAACAGCGACTCCCTGGGCCACATCCTGGACCGCGTGGGCGTGACCCTGGCCTTTTGCGACGAACCGGCGGACGCGGCCCGCGAGGTCTGCTTCCGGCCGCCCGACAAGGGGAGGGCCGGGCCGGGCGCGCCCGAGCCGCGCGCCGACGACTACCTGGCCGTGCCACTGGCCGCCCCGGCCGTGGCCGCCTCGGCCGCCCTCGTGCCCGAGGAAAGCGTGGAGGGCTGGGTCCTGGTCTGGCGGCACCAGGAGTCCATCCGCTTCCGCTCCAACCTGGTGGCCGTGGAGGTCCGGCCCGGCGAACAGTCCATGACCCCGACCCTGCACCCCGGCGACATCGTCCTGGTGGACCGCGACGACCGGGACCCCTGCCCGGCGGGCAGGATCATGCTCGTCCGGGAGCCGGGCGAGAACGGGCCGGTGCGCATCCGGCGGGTCAGCACCCGGCGGCTGGACGACGATGTGGAGCTGATCTACTACTCGGACAACAGCCGCGAATATCCGCCCGCCACCTTCCGGCTCGGCCGGGACTTCGGCGGGGACATCCGTGCCGCCATCGGCGGCAACGTGGTCTGGGCCTGGAGCGACATGACCCGGAAATAGCCATTTTTCGAGACAAGGAGAGACGATGTTGGACGTTCGACACATTGTTGCGTACAATCGGTGCCTGCCGGTCCTGCTGCTCGTCCTGGCCGCGGCCCTGCTTCCGGCCACGGCCAGGGGAGCGGGGCAGGACGCCCGGTCCCTGGCGGCCATGCTCGGCAGCCCGGACGCGGCCGTCCGGGCCACGGGCGTGTCCGCCCTGCACGGCTGCGGCCAGACGGTCCTGCCCGGCCTGCTCGCGGCCCTGGACGACAGTTCCGCCGAGGTCCGGCGCGGGGCGGTCATCGGCCTGGCCCTGCAACCCGCCCCCGGCCTGGCCCTGGACGGCCTGCTCCGGGCCCTGGGCGACCCGGACCCCACGGTGCGCTCCCTGGCCGCCCACACCCTGGCCCGCCTGGACGGGCTGGCCGCGCCCGACGTGGCCCGGCGGCTGGCCGACCCGAGCAACGACGTCCGCGTGGCCGCGGCCCTGTGCCTGAGCCGCATGGGTCCGGACGCGGTCCCGGCCCTGGCCCGGCTGCTGGGCCGCGACGACCCGCCGGTCCAGGCCAAGGCTGCCTGGTTGCTCGGGACCATGGGACCCGAGGCCCTGCCCGCGGCCCCGGCCCTGATCCGGGCCCTACGAACCGACGACATGCGCCTGGTCCACGTCCTGGCCGAGACCCTGGACCTCATCGGCCCGGACCCGGCCCTGGTATTTCGACAAATGACCCTGCTCGGCAGCGAGGGACGCAACCTGCCGTTCTCGCGCCTGGGCGCGGCCGCCGCGCCCGCCCTGGTCCGGCTGCTGGCCCGGCCCGGCACGCCCATGGGCCAGATGGCCCTGTACACCCTGGCCCGCATGGGCGACCAGGCCGAACCCGCCCTGCGCGCCGCGCTGGCCACCGGCACCGAGGGCCAGCGCGCGGCTGCGGCCCTGCTCCTGACCGGCATCGACCCCGACCTGGCGCACACCCTGCCCGAGGACCTGCGCCGGTCCCTGGGCGGCGCCATTCACCTGAACTGACACGGAGGCACCATGCCCGAACTGATCTACGCACTTATCTGCTCGGACCTGATCATCGACAAGGATTCGAGCTCGACCTCGTTCATCCGGACCATCGAACACGCGGTGGTCCCGGAGTTTCCGGCCACCCTGCCGTCCATCTTCTTCGCCAGCATGTGGGACCTGGAAGGGGCGGGGGACGAGCCGTTCACCATCTCCCTGCGCCTGGTCCCGCCCCAGGGCGAACCCGTCACCCTGGGCGTGCAGGAGATCGCCCCCACCGGGACCATGCTGCACAAGATGAACTTCCAGCTGCCCGGCCTCCGGGTCGAGGGCGAGGGACGGCACACCCTGGAGGTGGCCGTGCGGACCGACGGCGACTGGGATGTCCAGGCACGGCTCCCGCTCTACGTGTTCAAGACCCCGGACCAATAGACGACCCAGACAGCGCTCTGCAACAGGCCGCGTCATGCATAGTCTCACTCTGCATGACGCGGCTTTTTACGTATTGTTATACTACAATTGCATTATGTTTGACGGCAGTATGAATGCAACACCATTGCGAATCGCCTATAAAACATTTTTTATAGTAAAACTTTAAATTATATTTAACTAATTTTTCAAAGTAAAATAGGACATTACATGCTAAATTTGTGAGTTTTTACTGGACATTTTGCCCACTCATTCCTATTCTCGCATCGTTCCATCTATAATTATCGAACAACGCCTTACCGCCCGGAAGGGACGGCCGGGCATCCGGGGGGAAGCATGCGTCTTGCCGTGATCATCAGGAGCGAACAGAAGGAAGGGTTGCCCACGGCCGCCGAACTCCGGCGGGCGGGGTTTGCCGTGTCCACGGCGCTGCGGCCGGGCGGCGGGTCCGGCGGGCCCGGAGGGACGGATGTCGAGGCGGGGTTCGGGACGGGCGGGCAGGGCGACCCGAACGGGATCGCGCCGGAACGGGCGGGGCCGGAGCGGGCAGGGCCGGTGCGGGCCCGCCCCCCGGAACGACAAAGACCCTGACGCCGTCGGCGCCGGGGTCTTTGCTTGCCGTTCCCGCCGGAAAGGTGCGGGCTAGAGGATGTCCTCGTACCCCTTGACCGCGTCGTCCACCGAGGCGTCCTCGTGGACGATCCGGTTGAGGACCTCCACCAGCCGGGTGGAGTCGCGGTGCTGGAAGACGTTGCGGCCCACGGACAGGCCGGCCCCGCCCGCGTCCAGGGAGGTGCGGACCATGTCCAGGAAATCCCTGGTGGAGTCCATCTTGGCCCCGCCCGCGATGACCACGGGCACGCCCGCGCACTGGACCACGTGGGCGAAGCTCTCGGCGCTGCCGGGGTAGTTGACCTTGACCACGTCCGCGCCCAGCTCCGCGCCCACGCGGGCGCAGTGGGCCACGATGTCCGGGTCGAACTCGTCCGGGACCTTGGGGCCGCGCGCATAGACCATGGCCAGCAGGGGCATGCCCCACTCCGAGGCCGAGGCGGCC
Proteins encoded:
- a CDS encoding PaaI family thioesterase, translated to MPQAYLDEIRRPDQTVNNLFAFLGIVVDSIEPDRAVLRLPFRPELTQGARMVAGGVLATLLDETMAHAVLGGNRPGERTTTVDLSVSYLRAVKPGSDLTCEARVVKRGGRVLFVEAAVSSDDREVARATASFLLLA
- a CDS encoding thioredoxin family protein, translating into MTTDNRLIVCPHCGAVNRVHTGREAEATCGKCHARVFEDHPLELVGTTFDRHIAKSEVPTLVDFYSPTCGPCLMMGPQFADAAKTLFPQVRLAKIDTAAEQQIAARYGIRAVPTLVLFRNGREIARQPGAMNARDIVGWTRQYV
- a CDS encoding cystathionine gamma-synthase family protein: MSQERKYGQGTEAVWGGEEGLFEGNATQVPVVHSVSFGYEDMDEWLEVALGNRPGHIYSRNTNPTVAVFEEKVRLLEGGEAATSASSGMGIISNALFALLKPGDRVVSVKDTYGGTNRMFTEFLPRVNVDVTLCDTTDHAAIEAEVAKGCTVLYLETPTNPTIKVLDIERLARAGKATGAVVMADNTFATPVNQNPLALGADLVLHSATKYLGGHADALGGVAVGSAELIKTIYSYREIVGNVLEPMSAYLLLRGMKTLHLRIERQNANALEIARFLEGHPGVEKVFYPGLESHPGHEIACRQMRGFGGMLSFVARGGTYADACRVLSRLKLARRAANLGAVETIAGPPATTSHVECTKAERAAMGIPESLIRYSVGIEDVEDLKADLDRALRLDA
- a CDS encoding flavin reductase family protein translates to MKKSLGPNTLAQPTPVWAVGSYDEDGKPDAMIAAWGGICGSDPACLTVSVRPTRHTYAGILKHKAFTVSVSSVAVAAEADYLGMVSGDKVDKFAVTGLTPVKGEFVDAPYIEEFPLVIECELRETVDLNAHVMFVGEIRDVKCDEDKLADGKYPDPEKVLPLIFSPGTRVYHTVGQKVGKGFDMGRKYIKKD
- a CDS encoding SH3 domain-containing protein, translated to MRRPGLTAPRAVLLAALLLIGAGCAVRPVQPVALPLAQDAGAYHGLPGDALLMSPEVQATAWSDLLMRHFDPWERTRPEYPAEKVFWGLTAFADRPLYGENTLQRDPAWLGEMAEASRVGDYPSLNRRAIAVTDTAMRVLPTDRPVFYDPRQAGEGFPFDYAQNSLVLAGTPLLATHESADRAWVLVESRFAYGWVRVRDVAWVNGDFADRFRTGTYAAVVRDGVPLVDEDGVFRCMGSIGSLLPVAKTPQGGAEGGTENGGLTVLVPARDEQGRAVIRHARLQAGDAEPAPLAPTPDNFARLANRMLGQPYGWGGLYGDRDCSATTMDLMAAFGIFLPRNSSQQARLGWVEPLDGGDDAAKKARILEESVPFLTLVRKPGHIMLYIGSWRGEPVVLHTAWGLKTRRGGTEGRAIIGRTVITTLEPGLNLRDLARPDGVLLHAVRSLNTLP
- a CDS encoding helix-turn-helix domain-containing protein, with product MSEICLKGAKDICEAVGENPRNITELVRDKGLPAWKRDDKGSWRALPEDLQRWIREQRDRHISNYVFRERPDGGLG
- a CDS encoding DUF5675 family protein codes for the protein MKKVDIIRLEKSDAGTFGVLRLDGRVQCVTLEPPERGNRVGASCIPAGTYTCRRVDSPTFGPTFEVADVPGRTAILFHQGNVVRDTHGCILLGSRFGRLGPERGVLDSRAAFREFLADCGDEQAFCFEIAE
- a CDS encoding S24 family peptidase, with product MGFTDNVRQALLDRIGPGKRYSNNKRMADELGVDPSQLNRFLKRERGLNSDSLGHILDRVGVTLAFCDEPADAAREVCFRPPDKGRAGPGAPEPRADDYLAVPLAAPAVAASAALVPEESVEGWVLVWRHQESIRFRSNLVAVEVRPGEQSMTPTLHPGDIVLVDRDDRDPCPAGRIMLVREPGENGPVRIRRVSTRRLDDDVELIYYSDNSREYPPATFRLGRDFGGDIRAAIGGNVVWAWSDMTRK
- a CDS encoding HEAT repeat domain-containing protein; the encoded protein is MLDVRHIVAYNRCLPVLLLVLAAALLPATARGAGQDARSLAAMLGSPDAAVRATGVSALHGCGQTVLPGLLAALDDSSAEVRRGAVIGLALQPAPGLALDGLLRALGDPDPTVRSLAAHTLARLDGLAAPDVARRLADPSNDVRVAAALCLSRMGPDAVPALARLLGRDDPPVQAKAAWLLGTMGPEALPAAPALIRALRTDDMRLVHVLAETLDLIGPDPALVFRQMTLLGSEGRNLPFSRLGAAAAPALVRLLARPGTPMGQMALYTLARMGDQAEPALRAALATGTEGQRAAAALLLTGIDPDLAHTLPEDLRRSLGGAIHLN
- a CDS encoding 2-amino-3,7-dideoxy-D-threo-hept-6-ulosonate synthase, producing MHIGKAIRLERIFNRNTGRTIIVPMDHGVTVGPIAGLEKMRDTVTKLVAGGANAGLVHKGQVKLGHRMQGRDFGCIVHLSGGTCLSPFPNVKRLVTTVEEAIRLGADAVSVHVNLGDETEGQMLMDLGRVAASASEWGMPLLAMVYARGPKVPDEFDPDIVAHCARVGAELGADVVKVNYPGSAESFAHVVQCAGVPVVIAGGAKMDSTRDFLDMVRTSLDAGGAGLSVGRNVFQHRDSTRLVEVLNRIVHEDASVDDAVKGYEDIL